GATCCTCTAGAGACGGCTACCAACTTTCCTGGTGCCACCTGGGTAGCATGGGCGTCTAGGCTGAGGTAAACGCATGGGGGGAGCCGGATCGTGGCCGCCTAAGGGAAAAACCTTTGAGAAGTGAAGAAAGGCCGGCAAAATGCTTCAAACAGGCCCGTACACACCCTCTCGGCCTACCTGAAGAGCCGTGATAAAAGGCCGAGGCATTGCCTGGAAACGGCGGCGGCAGTACAATAGGGACGCACGCGCTTAGGTTTCCCAGCTAAAAGAGGGCGAATAACACATGGCCGTCCTACAAGAGGAGCTACAGACCAGCGCGCGTCTCTTGACGGTTTGGCGGAGCATGCGGTTCCGCCTTCTTGTGGAAGGCATACTGGTGGGCTTTGTAGCCGGCCTGGTTGCCGTAGCTTTTCGCCTAATCACCGAAACCGAGGTGGAGGCCATTGCTCAGGAGTTCTTCTGTGCTTCGAAAACATGGTGTTTCAGGTGACTGGCCTCCGTCCCCGATCCTAGCTGTTTTCGAAAGCCGGTTGTGGTAAAAGGAAAGGCAGAAGTTGGGTGGTTAAGCATCATGCAGCCAGGAAGGGGCTAGGCCCGCCATACCTGCTCGCGCCGATCTGAACTAAGCGAACACCTGCCGGCAGATAACCACTGCCGCCAGGAAGCTGACGACGTCCGCGGTAAGGCCGAGGGCTACGGCATAGCGGTAGCGGGTAATACCCACCGAGCCGAAGTACACGCTGAGCACGTAGAAGGTGGTGTCGGTGCTCCCCTGCATTACCGAGGCCAGGCGGCCCAGGAAGCTGTCGGGCCCATAGGTGCGGATAAGGTCGGCGGCCACGCCCAAGGCGGCGCCTCCGGAAAGGGGCCGCATGAGGGCCAGGGGCAGAACCTCTGCCGGTATGCCCAGGGGCTGCAAAACGGGAGCCAGAAGGCGGGCACATAGATCCATGGCCCCGGAGGCGCGAAACACGCTTATCGCGGTCATCATCCCCACCAGGTAGGGAATGATCCTCACGGCGGTAACAAAACCCTGCTCAGCCCCCTGTACAAAGGCCTCGTAGAGCTTTACCCGCCTTATCCAACCCACCAAAGCTATGACCAGGAAAAGCAGGGGCACGGCCCACCGGGATAGCTCGGTTAGCAGGGTTTACCCTCCCCCGGGTCCGGGCCACCGCGAGCGGCTCAGGCGCCGGAACGCGAAGTCGGCCAACACTGCGGCCACGGTGGCGCACGAAGTGGCCAGGACCGCGGGGCCGACTATTTCGGTAGGAGCAGCGGAGCCGGCGGCGGCCCGAACGGCGATAATAGTCGCGGGGATGAGGGTGATGCATGAGGTGTTCAGGGCCAGGAAGGTACACATGGCCTCGCTGGCCTCCTGGGGATGGGGGTTGAGCTTTTGAAGTTCCGCCATAGCCCTAAGCCCGAAAGGCGTAGCAGCATTACCCAGGCCCAGAAAACTGGCGCTGAGGTTCATGATAATCGCCCCCAGCGCCGGGTGTTCGGAGGG
The DNA window shown above is from Clostridia bacterium and carries:
- a CDS encoding spore maturation protein, which codes for MVNALWAALFLAGLLVAVVQGRPEAVTRAALDAAQGAVTLALELVGVMALWLGLLRIAEEAGLVRLLARVFRPVLRRLFPSVPSEHPALGAIIMNLSASFLGLGNAATPFGLRAMAELQKLNPHPQEASEAMCTFLALNTSCITLIPATIIAVRAAAGSAAPTEIVGPAVLATSCATVAAVLADFAFRRLSRSRWPGPGGG
- a CDS encoding spore maturation protein, with product MPLLFLVIALVGWIRRVKLYEAFVQGAEQGFVTAVRIIPYLVGMMTAISVFRASGAMDLCARLLAPVLQPLGIPAEVLPLALMRPLSGGAALGVAADLIRTYGPDSFLGRLASVMQGSTDTTFYVLSVYFGSVGITRYRYAVALGLTADVVSFLAAVVICRQVFA